One region of Brachyhypopomus gauderio isolate BG-103 unplaced genomic scaffold, BGAUD_0.2 sc337, whole genome shotgun sequence genomic DNA includes:
- the LOC143504818 gene encoding membrane progestin receptor gamma-B-like isoform X1 — protein sequence MLSLIKLPRVFRVHQVPPAFQEDSIISGYRHPRSSATDCVLSLFQLTNETLNVWTHFLPTWYFLWKLLTVVLMQDVWRDAYTWPLLVYLLSCCVYPLASSCAHTFSSMSMRARHLCFFFDYGALSLYSLGSAITYSAYVMPDAWVKGPFHMCYVPMAIFNTTLCTAMACYSRLGLPFLRYNHDITKRFPECQRPTLGKVLRVSAFAYPYLFDNIPLFYRIFLCVGEGCTVNEANSLHVYHTLLAFLTGFLFATHLPERLAPGRFDYIGHSHQLFHVCGIIGTHFQMQAIEVDMKLRRAWLQAHAPAITFGGTVGATMLCVFLSLGIIYLFSRPLFCGPAPRTVLGKENGGARRCCSH from the exons ATGCTCAGCTTGATCAAGCTTCCTCGCGTCTTCAGGGTTCACCAAGTACCTCCA gccTTCCAGGAGGACAGTATTATCTCAGGGTATCGTCATCCGCGTAGCTCTGCCACCGACTGTGTCCTCAGCCTTTTCCAGCTCACGAATGAGACTCTCAATGTGTGGACCCACTTCTTACCCACCTG GTACTTCCTGTGGAAGCTGCTGACGGTGGTGCTGATGCAGGACGTGTGGCGAGACGCGTACACGTGGCCCCTGCTGGTCTACCTGCTGTCCTGCTGCGTGTACCCACTGGCGTCCAGCTGCGCTCACACCTTCAGTAGCATGTCCATGCGCGCACGACACCTGTGCTTCTTCTTCGACTACGGAGCCCTCAGCCTATACAGCCTGG GTTCAGCTATCACTTACTCTGCGTACGTCATGCCGGATGCATGGGTGAAGGGGCCGTTCCATATGTGTTACGTTCCTATGGCTATATTCAACACCACCCTCTGCACTGCCATGGCCTGCTATTCCAG GCTTGGCTTACCGTTTCTCCGCTATAATCATGACATCACGAAAAG ATTTCCTGAATGCCAGAGGCCTACGTTGGGCAAAGTGCTGCGAGTGTCGGCTTTTGCTTACCCCTACCTGTTTGACAACATTCCTCTCTTCTACAGG atctttctatGTGTAGGAGAAGGCTGTACTGTGAATGAGGCGAACTCTCTCCATGTTTACCACACATTACTGGCGTTCCTCACGGGCTTCTTGTTTGCCACCCACCTGCCAGAGAGACTGGCCCCTGGCCGCTTTGACTACATTG GCCACAGCCACCAGTTGTTCCATGTGTGTGGGATCATTGGGACACACTTCCAGATGCAGGCCATCGAGGTGGACATGAAGCTGCGTCGTGCGTGGCTCCAGGCCCACGCTCCTGCCATCACGTTTGGGGGGACCGTGGGGGCCACCATGCTCTGCGTCTTCCTCAGCCTGGGCATCATCTACCTCTTCAGCAGACCTCTCTTctgtggccccgcccccaggACCGTCCTTGGGAAAGAGAATGGAGGAGCGCGGAGGTGCTGCAGCCACTAG
- the LOC143504818 gene encoding membrane progestin receptor gamma-B-like isoform X2, with translation MLSLIKLPRVFRVHQVPPAFQEDSIISGYRHPRSSATDCVLSLFQLTNETLNVWTHFLPTWYFLWKLLTVVLMQDVWRDAYTWPLLVYLLSCCVYPLASSCAHTFSSMSMRARHLCFFFDYGALSLYSLGSAITYSAYVMPDAWVKGPFHMCYVPMAIFNTTLCTAMACYSRFPECQRPTLGKVLRVSAFAYPYLFDNIPLFYRIFLCVGEGCTVNEANSLHVYHTLLAFLTGFLFATHLPERLAPGRFDYIGHSHQLFHVCGIIGTHFQMQAIEVDMKLRRAWLQAHAPAITFGGTVGATMLCVFLSLGIIYLFSRPLFCGPAPRTVLGKENGGARRCCSH, from the exons ATGCTCAGCTTGATCAAGCTTCCTCGCGTCTTCAGGGTTCACCAAGTACCTCCA gccTTCCAGGAGGACAGTATTATCTCAGGGTATCGTCATCCGCGTAGCTCTGCCACCGACTGTGTCCTCAGCCTTTTCCAGCTCACGAATGAGACTCTCAATGTGTGGACCCACTTCTTACCCACCTG GTACTTCCTGTGGAAGCTGCTGACGGTGGTGCTGATGCAGGACGTGTGGCGAGACGCGTACACGTGGCCCCTGCTGGTCTACCTGCTGTCCTGCTGCGTGTACCCACTGGCGTCCAGCTGCGCTCACACCTTCAGTAGCATGTCCATGCGCGCACGACACCTGTGCTTCTTCTTCGACTACGGAGCCCTCAGCCTATACAGCCTGG GTTCAGCTATCACTTACTCTGCGTACGTCATGCCGGATGCATGGGTGAAGGGGCCGTTCCATATGTGTTACGTTCCTATGGCTATATTCAACACCACCCTCTGCACTGCCATGGCCTGCTATTCCAG ATTTCCTGAATGCCAGAGGCCTACGTTGGGCAAAGTGCTGCGAGTGTCGGCTTTTGCTTACCCCTACCTGTTTGACAACATTCCTCTCTTCTACAGG atctttctatGTGTAGGAGAAGGCTGTACTGTGAATGAGGCGAACTCTCTCCATGTTTACCACACATTACTGGCGTTCCTCACGGGCTTCTTGTTTGCCACCCACCTGCCAGAGAGACTGGCCCCTGGCCGCTTTGACTACATTG GCCACAGCCACCAGTTGTTCCATGTGTGTGGGATCATTGGGACACACTTCCAGATGCAGGCCATCGAGGTGGACATGAAGCTGCGTCGTGCGTGGCTCCAGGCCCACGCTCCTGCCATCACGTTTGGGGGGACCGTGGGGGCCACCATGCTCTGCGTCTTCCTCAGCCTGGGCATCATCTACCTCTTCAGCAGACCTCTCTTctgtggccccgcccccaggACCGTCCTTGGGAAAGAGAATGGAGGAGCGCGGAGGTGCTGCAGCCACTAG